The Bdellovibrio bacteriovorus DNA segment TGTTTTTTGAACAATGCGATAAAGTTGAATGGCTCTTTCTAAATCGGCCAGACGTTGCTTCTGCGGTCCACGCGAAAGAGGAAACTTCGGCAGTGTTACGTTGGCAACGACGCTTTTTTGTACGTCGGTAACCCAGTCTATTTCTGTTTGAGTTAAATAAATCGTCGGGTGAAAGCGAGTTCCCACATCTTTGTTTGCATCGGCGTGTTTTAACTGCGTATTTAACCAATGAAGTTCTTTAAGGATGTGATTGAGGTCGTCATCATGCTTTTTTCCAAATAGCTGAAAGACGACCTTTTTCCAGGCCGCACAAAAATCTTCAAAGGTGATGTCTTTCGCTTTTTCATAAAGCGGTGGGTTGGTGATGTAATTCATGGTGCGCTGTAAAACATCCGCTGAAATGACGCTGCTATTGCTTTTTAAACTGACACGCATCAGGTGATGCGCCCAGCTTACGATATTAGAAACAGCACGACTGTCGACAAGACCTGTGCGGAAATTCAAGTGGAAGTCTTCCCATACCAAAACGTCGACGGGACGCTCTAGAAGTGCATCTAATGAACTTTTTTTTCTTTCGGCTTTAGGCAAAGAAAAGAAGGTTTCCAGTTGTTTCGAGAACTTTTCAAAACTGTCCGTCCAAAGATTTTCTCTCTGGCAAGTTTTGTAAAGCTGAAAGGCCTTCATCGGATTTGGTTCAGCTTCATCCAGCAGGGCATTGATTCTTTGTTCAAGCAAACGTGGAAACGAACTCCAAAGTTCTTTGATCATAAACAAATATTAACACGATCCTATCTGGAAAGTGCATTTGCGTATTCTGTCGAACTTCTAGACGATCAGGGCTTATGAAGAAGCCCTTACACCTGTAAGCTGATTTGGAAGCGGGCGTCGCCAGCAACTCCGAAGCTTGTCACATCCATAGTGCAGCCGCCGTTGCTTGCCGCCGCTTTGACCAAAAGATAGTTTCGTTGTCCATTACCCGCGATACGCCGGTTGTTCGGTATAATATCTGGTGAGCCAGGAATATTCCTGCTGTGAATAGAACTTGAAGTCAGTTCGAAAGTTTCATAGCCAAGAGCTTCTTTTTCAATTTTAGAAATCTCACTGTAATGAACATCACCGGAAGCAAAAATAACTTTACGCGGAATCAGTTTCAACTCTTGCAAAAAGCCTTTGAAGTTGTCGGGATGATCCCCGGAAACAGATTCTTTCCATGGGACATTTGGAAAGAACTGACTGCCATTCATCAGCCATGTAGTTCCTGGGTTTTCCCAGATTTTTTCGAAAATCCAAGTTTCCTGTTCTTTTCCCCAATGCGCATAGCGGTCTTTACTTCCACGGCGTTGGCGAAAGCTGCGATCGTCTAAGAGCAGAATCGTCTGATTCGAAAATTTTAGCGCACTGGCAATGCCGGGACCCTTCTCAAGAATATGGCAATGGCTGGTATCTTGGGCAAAGAAATTGAGGAAATTTTCTTGGGACTCTTTGACGAATTTAAAATCGACACTGTTGGTGTCGTTCAGTCCGAAATCATGATCATCCCAAGTGGCAAAAATAGGGATCAGACGGCGGCTGTAGTATATTTCTAAAGTGTGGCGTGCTTCACAGAAGCGATTCCAAAGATGAGCGGGGTCGGCTCCTGTCAGAGGAGAGTCGCTATCGGCATAAACAGAATCCCCGATGAACAACAAAACATCTGGCTTTTTTTGAACCATATTCTGCCAAATTTCTGGCGCATGTTCGCGATCGTTCATACAGGAACACAAAGCGAAACTTAAATCTGGTTTGCTCAAATCCAGGGTTTGAAATTCTCTTTGATCTAAAAGCTCTCGCGTAACGGCATTGACCAGGTGAAGCTCGTAAGTCTCGTTGACATCCAAGAACGAAAAATAAACTTTGGTGATCTTTTTAGTGTGATCGCGAAAAGCGACAGTGCGGGTAAAGTCGGGAATGCGCCGACGTCCACCAGAGTCTACGGCATAAATGTCTAAGATCTCGGTGTTGTTATGAACTATCGAAAACTGTGTCTTGGTATCGTCCGTAGCACCTTGCAAGATCGAGGGACCTGACCTGCGCAGAATTTTTGGAATTTGATAAGCATTTGCTTTTCGCGTAAGTCCCAGAGCGGCGGCCTGAAGAAGGCCCAGCTTAATAAAGTTTCTTCTTTCGATTTTCATGAACCAATCCCTTTTTGATCAGACAAGTTCAACAAGTCTTGGTTCAAAAATGAAGTTAGGTTCTCGTCATGTTGGCAAATGGCAAATAAAACTGTTTAGCTCTGTTGTGCGAACAGCTTTTCGATTTTGTCCCATTTTTCACAGGTGTCGGTACGAATGGTGATCTCTTCTTGGCTCCAGGGATTTTGCATTCGAATCGACGTGGCCTTCAGGCACAGTCCACGAATGTCCAAGTGATCGCGAAAGAAACGGTTGTGATGGGAATCTCCGTGCTCGATGTCACCCAAAAGAGGATGAGCGATTCTGTCAAAGTGTCGGCGAATCTGATGCCAGCGTCCGGTCACCGGGTTGACTTCCACCCAAGAATAGCGGGCTGTAGGATATTTCTTGCCGACCGGAAAGGGCAGTTCCACCGTGCCCCGTCTTTTGTAAAGTGTCGTTGATTCCGCAAGCACACGGCCTTCATCAATTTCTAAGGGCAGATCTATGCGGCCTTCTTCTTCTACAAAACCGCGAACAACCGCTTGATAGGTCTTGTGCATTTTGCGATCTGCAAAAAGCCGGTTTAATTCACGCGCCGAATCCCGGCTCATTGCGAACAAAAGGACACCACTTGTCGGAGCATCCAAACGATGAACGGGAAAGACATCTTGGTTAAAATGTTTTCTAAGATGATAAAGACAGATTTTTTCGCGAGGAACGGGATAAGGTGATAATTCAGGGGGATGGACAAAGTATCCCGCTGGTTTATCAATCGCAAAGAAGTGTTCATCCTGAAAAAGAATTTTAAACGGATTCATAGACGGGGAACATATCAGAACTCGCTTGGAAAAGGAATTTTAAAACTTAAGGCATATTATAAACGCGAGCAGAAAGGCAGGCGGCGCTCCCGCTGGATTTATGAAAACAATCCAAGGGAGTCACAATCACATTTTTTCCCATCATCTCTAATTGATCGATGATCTCCTTTACGTCGTCACCTAAAACAATGGTGTTACCGACTTCGACCATGTTTAAGCCAAAATTATAGGCAGCTTTCTCTGAGGCGGGGATGAGCCTTTTTAGCTCCGTTAGATTTGACAGGCGTTCCCAGGCCTCTTCAGAAAAAGCCTCGCGACAAGCAAATGCGGTTCCATCACTGAGAACTGCGCAAGCCAAATCCAAGTGAAAAAAACGCTTAGAAACAAGTTCTAAAGGTACCGTTTCGATACCTAAAAAATCCTCCACTTCGTTAATGGCACGATATTCCGTTCGCTGCCCGTAACCCACCAGTGCCATTTTCCTAGAAGGGAGCAAAGTTAGGTCGCCGCCTTCGAAATAATTTTCAGCTTCTCCGGCGATGCGAAAACCAAGATCTCTAAGGCCATGTCCCCGATGGTATTGTTCATCTCTGCGTTCATGATGTCGAGGATGCGCCATAAAGGCCATGCGCTCACGGCCATTATCGATCAGCAATGCACTGTCTTTCACAAAGACAGAGTCTAAATCATCAGGCACGAGAGGAACTTCAAGCACCTGGGCTCCCGCTTTTCGTAAGACGTGACGAAATCGTTCGTGCTGTGCGCAGGTTTCCTGACTATCCCAGATGGATAATTCTTCAGCGTCACAGGTGCTTACGACCAGGGTCGGATGTGATTGTGCCTTCATTCAGTGACTCATTTCATAAGTACCAACAAGATCGGCTTCACCCAAAATATGACCTTTCATGGCCTTCAACAAATCCTCTTTGGTAAGAATGCCATTCTGAGGCAAGAACGTATTCAATGCATAAATTTTGTGGTGATAGTGATGCTTGCCAACTGGAGGGCAGGGGCCGCGGTAGCCTTCAGCCTTCCAGTCGTTTTGCACTTCTTGAGTTTCTTCCGGAAAGTCATGAAAGTTTTCAGGCAGCGCATGAATTTCTGCGGGAATATTATACACCACCCAATGCACCCAAGTTCTTTTTGGAGCTGAAGGATCTGGAGCGTCGGGATCATCCACGATGATCGCATAACTTTTCGTACCTTGAGGTGCTCCATACCATTCGAGTGGCGGCGACATATCATCGCCTTCGCAAGTGTACTGTTTAGGAATCTCGCCGTTGTTTTCAAAAACAGGCGAGCTTAAGGTGAAATCAGTTTGCATAAGTGACCTCCAAAAAAATAGGGAAGCCATCCCCCTATAGAACGACTCCCCTATCTATTGAATTAAACTTTGCCAGGATGCTGTGGGTTCTGATGGGTTTTTTCCATTTTGTCTCCAGCATCGTGGATTTTTTGACCCACTTTCGGAGCACCCATATCAGAAATTTTACGTCCTGCTTTTTCAAGGCTTTCACCTACTTTGTCAGCGAAAGAATCTCTTTTAGAGCCTGGTTTATTCATTTCAGCCATACAGCCTCCTTTTTATTTATTATCTCACTTTCAGTTCGCTCCTAAAATCACCGATGTGCGAAACTTGTGCTCACACACGAAGAAAGAAAACAAATTACTGGCTTAAGTCGCGATCCTTTTTGCGAGGTTTTTGATGAGTCGCTAGATACTCGTCCGTTTTGGCGGCGACTTCTTCAATGCCTCCGGGAGTGTATTTAAAAGATGCTCCCAATTCCGTTTGCGGGCTGTCTTCAGCTCCTTGATTTTGATAGCCGTGCAAAGAAGCGTCCAGCGCATCAGCGGCGCGATCCATTTGTTCCTTCACATCTACTTCACCACGCATGAAATCTCCCGGCTCATCTTCGAGGGGTTCATAGGAACGTGTTTTAGCACCTAAGTTTTCATCATCGGGACGAAGATTGCTTTTATTGGTCAAATCCTGATCGTTCAGAATTTCGTTTTCGTCGCGTGTGTTTTCCGAAGGTTCGCCACGGGAAATTTGCGTGAATTCGGGGATGGGGGTGCGATCTCTGTCAACCATGGAAACCTCCTATTTCGCCAGCACTGGATTTCTTCTTCCATCCAGCATTGTTGATCCTCGGCGACGCAGTTCTTGTTCTGCGTAACCCAAGCTAATGCCCCAAACAATGTGGGAAGCAAACATCATAAAATTTCTTTTCTTAGTCATATTCGGTGCCGATGTTGAAAGACCCATGCTGGGAATTAAGCCGTAATAACTTGCAAGCCACACGCCCACTCCAAAAAGACTTCCTTTGATCACAGGATTCCCCGGAAGTTTCGAAGCAAGTATTGCATACACGGCGCCTGCCGCAGCTCCGTAACCGAAATGGGACACCATTGTGAACATCTGTTGCTGCTGCGATGTCAGATTTTTTGCGAGGCCTGTTTTTTCACCGATCTCTCGGCTTAAAAGGGCTGGAGGAAGCGGAGCCTTTTGTAAAAAGGGCAGACTTTTAAAAGCCTGAAAAAGAGAAATCGTCATCGAACTTGTTGCCATAACTCCGGCCCAAAGACCACGAAGCAGTGTGTTCATAGATGCCTCCTTATTACCAACCTCATTATAGAGGATTTCAGAGGAGATGATCCTAAGAACGCTCCTTTTCTGTCGGAGATCACAGCCACAGAGCCCTTTATCTAGGATTCTATGATGACTTTTTAATAAAAGTTTGCCATTCTGTTTGATGCCCTTTGCTCGGGTTAAAAAAAGGAATTCCAAGTGTTTTTAACGCCACTGACATTACTGCAAATTTCTCAGCTTCGTGACTCTGGAGAGCGTGTGCCATTCAGCGAGCGCGAGGCTTATGTCGATGGTTTAGGGCTTTTGGAAGATCAAGGTCTTGAAGGTTACGAGCTTCTTTCTAAAGACGAAGAGCCGTTACAACTTCTGCTGTTCTTTCACGATGCCCAGCTTAACAAGGGTGTTAAAGTTCGTATCGAAGAGATGAACTATCAGGGCGCCTTGAATTTTTCTTGCGAATTCTGCGCCCAACATTTTCCTAAACATGAAAACTGCGCACACAAGTGGGCGGCCTACGTCACTTTATGGCAGGCTTTGACTTTAAATGAAAACAAAGAAGAAAATCCGGTTCTGTTAAAGCTTGCGCAAGATCTTAAGTCGCCTCTTTTTTTAAGCCAGGGAAAAACGGCAGAGGCGCGCAATGCGATTCCTAAAGATTGCCAATTGGATTCGTTAAGTTTGATTCTGGAAGATCATCCTCTTTTAAAAGGGTCTCCGCTAAATTCTTTTTTGGATAAAGACTTTAGCAAGTACCGCTTGCAGGACATCAACAAAGAAAAAGAGCTTTTATCTCCGATGCTTTGGAATATGCCCGAGGTTTTTAGAAAAAAGCTCACCGCTTATTCGGATTTCTATCTCAATGAAGTGAATGAACAGAATCGTTTGGCGGGCATGATTCGCTATAACTTCAGTAACGGAATGCAAGTGAGTGCAAAAGATATTTTGCGTCATCCTTTGCATCGCGTGGTGCCTCGCCATCTTCTTCCGCAAAAAGCGTCACAAACATCTGCTTTTAATCAGTGGCCTTTGACTCAGCAAAAAGAACATCTTTTTGTCAGCCAAAATTTGCGGGAACTGGAAGAGGTTGTGCAGCAGCTTCTAAGCACCGTGGCAACCCAGCTTCGTCAAAAAAAGATAGATCTTTATTTGCAAACTAAGAGCACGAATATGCGTGCCTTGCAGATCAAAGATATTGAATTTGATCCTAGCACCGAGCTGGATTGGCGTTGCGAATTTGTCGAGCGGGACTATTTAGAATGTGATTTCAAGCTTGTCAGCGGAACGAAGAAAAACTTCCAGTTTTTTGAAACTGTCGCCCTGGACCCGGAAAGCGGAACTTTGATGGTGCACCCATGGCTTCGGGAGTGGAATCAGCTAGAAGAAGTTCTTTACAGTGTTTCTCAGGAAAATGTCACTTGGGTGCATCACCCCGGTGAAATGCCCATTGTGTCCGTTATCGGCGAACTCGAAGCAAAATCAGTTTTAAAATATCTGCGTTCTCGCCAAATCCCCACGAAGGTGACGGGGACATCGGTGACACTTTCACCGGGGCAAGGCCTTATAGCTTTGCAGTTGGACGACAAAGGCG contains these protein-coding regions:
- a CDS encoding pseudouridine synthase produces the protein MNPFKILFQDEHFFAIDKPAGYFVHPPELSPYPVPREKICLYHLRKHFNQDVFPVHRLDAPTSGVLLFAMSRDSARELNRLFADRKMHKTYQAVVRGFVEEEGRIDLPLEIDEGRVLAESTTLYKRRGTVELPFPVGKKYPTARYSWVEVNPVTGRWHQIRRHFDRIAHPLLGDIEHGDSHHNRFFRDHLDIRGLCLKATSIRMQNPWSQEEITIRTDTCEKWDKIEKLFAQQS
- a CDS encoding dimethylarginine dimethylaminohydrolase family protein; the encoded protein is MKAQSHPTLVVSTCDAEELSIWDSQETCAQHERFRHVLRKAGAQVLEVPLVPDDLDSVFVKDSALLIDNGRERMAFMAHPRHHERRDEQYHRGHGLRDLGFRIAGEAENYFEGGDLTLLPSRKMALVGYGQRTEYRAINEVEDFLGIETVPLELVSKRFFHLDLACAVLSDGTAFACREAFSEEAWERLSNLTELKRLIPASEKAAYNFGLNMVEVGNTIVLGDDVKEIIDQLEMMGKNVIVTPLDCFHKSSGSAACLSARVYNMP
- a CDS encoding YbhB/YbcL family Raf kinase inhibitor-like protein: MQTDFTLSSPVFENNGEIPKQYTCEGDDMSPPLEWYGAPQGTKSYAIIVDDPDAPDPSAPKRTWVHWVVYNIPAEIHALPENFHDFPEETQEVQNDWKAEGYRGPCPPVGKHHYHHKIYALNTFLPQNGILTKEDLLKAMKGHILGEADLVGTYEMSH
- a CDS encoding DUF6789 family protein; translated protein: MNTLLRGLWAGVMATSSMTISLFQAFKSLPFLQKAPLPPALLSREIGEKTGLAKNLTSQQQQMFTMVSHFGYGAAAGAVYAILASKLPGNPVIKGSLFGVGVWLASYYGLIPSMGLSTSAPNMTKKRNFMMFASHIVWGISLGYAEQELRRRGSTMLDGRRNPVLAK